In a single window of the Burkholderiales bacterium genome:
- the pnp gene encoding polyribonucleotide nucleotidyltransferase: MFKHVKKSIQYGRHTLTIETGEIARQAGGAALVSLDDSVVLVTAVAAKSPKPGQNFFPLTVDYQEKTFAAGKIPGGFFRREGRPSEKETLTSRLIDRPIRPLFPDGFYNDVQIIATVVSVNPEVDPDIPAMIGASAALALSGIPFNGPIGAARVGWIDGQYVLNPTKTELATGALDLVVAGTEAAVLMVESEAKELSEEVMLGAVVFGHQQQQAVIDLIHAIVEEAGKPMWDFTPPARDEALVAKVEAAIGADIRAAYQMRSKQQRSQRLKEIAAKVDSEVLSPEATPDERRTVGDLMFELEAKTVRQQILAGEPRIDGRDTRTVRPIAIRTGVLPRTHGSALFTRGETQALVVATLGTARDEQIVDALMGEYRERFMLHYNMPPYATGETGRVGSPKRREIGHGRLAKRALAAVMPSAEEFAYSMRLVSEITESNGSSSMASVCGGSLAMMDAGVPTKAHVAGIAMGLIKEGNRFAVLTDILGDEDHLGDMDFKVAGTDRGVTALQMDIKIQGITKEIMAVALSQAREGRMHILGIMQQALPHARTEISQHAPRMFTFKINPEKIRDVIGKGGSVIRALTEETGCTIDIQDDGTVTIASVNADACNTARARIEQITAEVEVGKIYEGPVLRLLDFGAIVQLIPGKDGLLHISQIAKERVNQVSDYLKEGQVIRVKVIEADDKGRVRLSMKAAAEEDAQKAAAPAG; the protein is encoded by the coding sequence ATGTTCAAGCACGTCAAGAAATCGATCCAATACGGCCGCCACACGCTCACCATCGAAACCGGCGAGATCGCCCGTCAGGCGGGCGGCGCCGCGCTCGTGAGCCTCGACGACTCGGTCGTCCTCGTGACCGCGGTGGCCGCGAAGTCGCCGAAGCCGGGCCAGAACTTCTTCCCGCTGACCGTCGACTACCAGGAGAAGACCTTCGCCGCGGGCAAGATCCCCGGCGGCTTCTTCCGTCGCGAGGGGCGCCCATCGGAGAAGGAGACGCTGACCTCGCGTCTCATCGACCGGCCGATCCGGCCGCTGTTCCCGGACGGCTTCTACAACGACGTGCAGATCATCGCCACCGTGGTCTCGGTCAATCCGGAAGTCGATCCCGACATTCCGGCCATGATCGGCGCCTCGGCCGCGCTCGCGCTCTCGGGCATTCCGTTCAACGGCCCGATCGGCGCCGCGCGCGTGGGCTGGATCGACGGCCAGTACGTGCTCAACCCGACCAAGACCGAACTCGCCACCGGAGCGCTCGACCTCGTGGTGGCCGGCACCGAGGCGGCCGTGCTGATGGTCGAGTCCGAGGCGAAGGAACTCAGCGAGGAGGTGATGCTGGGCGCGGTCGTGTTCGGCCACCAGCAACAGCAGGCGGTCATCGACCTGATCCACGCGATCGTCGAGGAGGCCGGCAAGCCGATGTGGGACTTCACGCCGCCCGCGCGCGACGAGGCGCTGGTCGCGAAGGTCGAGGCGGCGATCGGGGCCGACATCCGCGCCGCCTACCAGATGCGCAGCAAGCAGCAGCGCTCGCAGCGGCTCAAGGAGATCGCGGCGAAGGTCGACTCCGAGGTGCTCTCGCCCGAGGCGACGCCCGACGAGCGCCGCACCGTCGGCGACCTGATGTTCGAACTCGAGGCGAAGACGGTCCGCCAGCAGATCCTCGCCGGCGAGCCGCGCATCGACGGCCGCGACACGCGCACCGTGCGTCCGATCGCGATCCGCACCGGCGTCCTGCCGCGCACGCACGGCTCCGCGCTGTTCACGCGCGGCGAGACGCAGGCGCTCGTCGTCGCGACGCTCGGCACCGCGCGCGACGAGCAGATCGTCGACGCGCTGATGGGCGAGTACCGCGAGCGCTTCATGCTCCACTACAACATGCCGCCCTACGCGACCGGCGAGACCGGCCGCGTCGGCAGCCCGAAGCGGCGCGAGATCGGCCATGGTCGCCTCGCGAAGCGCGCGCTGGCCGCCGTGATGCCCTCGGCCGAGGAGTTCGCCTACTCGATGCGCCTCGTCTCCGAGATCACCGAGAGCAACGGCAGCTCGTCGATGGCCTCGGTGTGCGGCGGCAGCCTCGCGATGATGGACGCGGGCGTGCCGACCAAGGCGCACGTCGCCGGCATCGCGATGGGCCTCATCAAGGAGGGCAACCGTTTCGCGGTGCTGACCGACATCCTCGGCGACGAGGACCACCTGGGCGACATGGACTTCAAGGTCGCGGGCACCGACCGCGGCGTGACCGCCCTGCAGATGGACATCAAGATCCAGGGCATCACGAAGGAGATCATGGCGGTCGCGCTCTCGCAGGCGCGCGAGGGCCGGATGCACATCCTCGGCATCATGCAGCAGGCGCTGCCGCACGCGCGCACCGAGATCTCGCAGCACGCGCCGCGCATGTTCACGTTCAAGATCAACCCGGAGAAGATCCGCGACGTCATCGGCAAGGGCGGCAGCGTCATCCGCGCGCTGACCGAGGAGACCGGCTGCACGATCGACATCCAGGACGACGGCACGGTGACGATCGCGTCGGTCAACGCGGACGCGTGCAACACGGCGCGCGCGCGCATCGAGCAGATCACGGCCGAGGTCGAGGTCGGCAAGATCTACGAGGGCCCGGTGCTGCGGCTGCTCGACTTCGGCGCGATCGTGCAGCTGATCCCGGGCAAGGACGGCCTGCTGCACATCTCGCAGATCGCGAAGGAGCGGGTGAACCAGGTCTCCGACTACCTGAAGGAAGGCCAGGTCATCCGGGTCAAGGTCATCGAGGCCGACGACAAGGGCCGAGTGCGCCTGTCGATGAAGGCGGCCGCGGAAGAGGACGCGCAGAAGGCCGCCGCGCCGGCGGGCTGA
- the rpsO gene encoding 30S ribosomal protein S15, whose translation MSVTTADKAKVIAENQRAKGDTGSPEVQIALLTARINGLTDHFKDHVKDHHSRRGLLRMVSRRRKLLDYLKRRNADGYKTLIEKLGLRK comes from the coding sequence ATGTCCGTCACCACCGCCGACAAGGCGAAGGTCATCGCGGAGAACCAGCGCGCCAAGGGCGACACCGGTTCTCCCGAAGTCCAGATCGCGCTCCTCACCGCCCGCATCAACGGGCTCACCGATCATTTCAAGGACCACGTCAAGGACCACCATTCGCGCCGCGGGCTGCTGCGCATGGTGTCGCGCCGGCGCAAGCTCCTCGACTACCTGAAGCGCCGGAACGCCGACGGCTACAAGACGTTGATCGAGAAGCTCGGGCTGCGCAAGTGA
- the truB gene encoding tRNA pseudouridine(55) synthase TruB codes for MTARVPRRRVDGVLLVDKPAGLTSNAALQCAKRLYRAQKAGHTGTLDPLATGLLPIAFGEATKLAHALLDAPKRYEAVVRFGAATDTGDAEGAIVRTAGVPQDRAVIDALLPRFTGTIRQTPPRHAALKHQGRAYYDWTRAGVEVPRTAREVVIHAFAIRDWQSPDLTVEVACSKGTYIRVLAEDLGDAADSCAHLAALRRTATGGFAVSSAVALERLEAMTEAERDTLLLPPDVLVGSLPRVDLQGPDAARFSHGGAAPAPRASDGRVAVFAGSTLLGLADVRSGWAHPARVLVPGA; via the coding sequence GTGACGGCGCGCGTTCCACGCCGTCGCGTCGACGGCGTCCTGCTCGTCGACAAGCCCGCCGGGCTCACGTCGAACGCGGCGCTGCAATGCGCGAAGCGCCTCTACCGCGCGCAGAAGGCGGGCCACACCGGCACGCTCGACCCGCTCGCCACCGGCCTGTTGCCGATCGCGTTCGGCGAGGCGACGAAGCTCGCCCACGCGCTGCTCGACGCTCCCAAGCGCTACGAGGCGGTCGTGCGTTTCGGCGCGGCCACCGACACCGGCGACGCGGAAGGCGCGATCGTGCGCACGGCGGGGGTGCCGCAGGATCGGGCGGTGATCGACGCGCTGCTGCCCCGTTTCACCGGCACGATCCGCCAGACGCCGCCGAGGCACGCCGCCCTCAAGCACCAGGGACGCGCCTACTACGACTGGACCCGCGCCGGCGTCGAAGTCCCGCGGACCGCGCGCGAGGTCGTGATCCACGCGTTCGCGATCCGCGATTGGCAGTCTCCCGATCTCACCGTCGAGGTCGCATGCAGCAAGGGCACCTACATCCGGGTGCTCGCCGAGGACCTGGGCGACGCGGCGGACTCGTGCGCCCATCTGGCTGCGCTGCGCCGCACGGCGACCGGCGGATTCGCCGTCTCCTCGGCGGTCGCGCTCGAACGACTCGAGGCGATGACGGAGGCGGAGCGCGACACACTGCTGCTTCCCCCCGACGTGCTGGTCGGTTCGCTGCCGCGCGTCGACCTGCAGGGTCCCGACGCGGCACGGTTCAGCCACGGTGGCGCTGCGCCCGCACCCCGCGCTTCCGACGGGCGGGTGGCGGTCTTCGCCGGCTCGACGCTCCTCGGTCTCGCTGACGTGCGCTCGGGCTGGGCGCACCCGGCCCGCGTGCTGGTGCCGGGTGCGTGA
- the rbfA gene encoding 30S ribosome-binding factor RbfA has product MSKRRTPRSARIGDEIQRELMALLRDEVKDPRVGRVTVTHVEVTSDLSHAKVLVTDLAGRDHAAETVAALSRTAGFLRSELARRLSLYTVPQLAFVYDDSIEAGMELSRLIDRALAEDRKRGS; this is encoded by the coding sequence ATGTCGAAACGCCGCACGCCCCGCTCCGCCCGCATCGGCGACGAGATCCAGCGCGAGCTGATGGCGCTCCTGCGCGACGAGGTCAAGGACCCGCGCGTCGGCCGCGTGACGGTGACGCATGTCGAGGTCACGTCCGACCTGTCGCACGCGAAGGTGCTCGTGACCGATCTCGCCGGCCGCGACCACGCCGCCGAGACGGTCGCCGCACTCTCCCGCACCGCCGGATTCCTGCGCAGCGAACTCGCGCGCCGGCTCTCCCTCTACACGGTGCCGCAGCTCGCGTTCGTCTACGACGACTCGATCGAGGCGGGGATGGAGCTCTCGCGGCTCATCGACCGCGCGCTCGCCGAGGACCGCAAGCGCGGCTCGTGA
- the infB gene encoding translation initiation factor IF-2: MAQTTIEQFATELKMPAGALIEQLAAAGVSAKRAGDNLTEQDKTRLLDYLRKQHGAAGEPKKRITLTRKQTSEIRAPDASGKARTIQVEVRKKRVLVRRDENEAGPAVEEASPPVAEEVPVAEVAPVEAPVVVEPVVEAPAPEAEPEPEAAAPPPAVAPLAPTSVLSAAEIAAREAESKKQQALFARQQEDLKRKQEEAERRKAKAEEAARVAAEAAAKAAAEAEAKAKAPATVKKEGTLHRPAGKPGDRRDKPAKKSTGPVFSEEAARKRALKLRGGDAAATPAGAGWRQPKVGARHRDEDGGEGAAPAAPVVREIAVPETITVADLAHRMSVKAAELIKVLMKMGMMVTINQVLDQETALIVAAEMGHKATAAKLDDPDALLAESQQGEVVDAEPRPPVVTVMGHVDHGKTSLLDMIRRARVASGEAGGITQHIGAYHVETAKGVVTFLDTPGHEAFTAMRARGAKVTDIVVLVVAADDGVMPQTREAIAHAKAGNVPLVVAINKIDKGDANPERVKQELVAESVVPEEFGGDVQFIPVSAKTGQGIDALLDAILLQAEVLELKAPKNAPARGIVIESRLDKGRGPVATVLVHAGTLKRGDVVLAGAVFGRVRAMTDENGKPVTEAGPAIPVEIQGLSDVPLAGEDVIALGDERKAREIALFRQGKFRDVKLAKQQAAKLENMFDQMGEGAAKTLPLIIKADVQGSYEGLSQALTKLSTDEVKVSIVHAGVGGITESDINLALASKAVIVGFNVRADAQARKLAEGAGVQIRYYDIIYDAVDDVKAALSGMLAPEQKENRLGLIEVREVFRISKVGTVAGCMVVEGLVRRGSKIRVLRDNVVIHDGELDSLKRFKDDVREVKAGFECGLSVRGYNDIQKADQLESYEIVEVTRTL; encoded by the coding sequence ATGGCCCAGACGACGATCGAACAATTCGCCACGGAGCTCAAGATGCCGGCGGGCGCGCTCATCGAGCAGCTCGCCGCCGCGGGCGTCTCGGCGAAGCGAGCCGGCGACAACCTGACCGAGCAGGACAAGACGCGCCTGCTCGACTACCTGCGCAAGCAGCACGGCGCCGCCGGCGAGCCCAAGAAGCGCATTACGCTCACGCGCAAGCAGACCTCCGAGATCCGCGCTCCCGACGCGTCGGGCAAGGCGCGCACGATCCAGGTCGAGGTGCGCAAGAAGCGCGTGCTGGTGCGCCGCGACGAGAACGAGGCCGGGCCCGCGGTCGAGGAGGCGTCGCCGCCGGTCGCCGAGGAGGTTCCGGTCGCCGAGGTCGCGCCGGTCGAGGCGCCGGTGGTGGTCGAGCCGGTGGTCGAGGCGCCCGCGCCCGAGGCCGAGCCGGAGCCGGAAGCCGCCGCTCCGCCGCCGGCGGTGGCGCCGCTCGCGCCCACCTCGGTGCTCTCCGCCGCGGAGATCGCAGCGCGCGAGGCCGAGTCGAAGAAGCAGCAGGCGCTGTTCGCGCGCCAGCAGGAGGACCTGAAGCGCAAGCAGGAGGAGGCCGAGCGTCGCAAGGCGAAGGCCGAGGAAGCGGCGCGGGTCGCGGCGGAAGCCGCGGCGAAGGCCGCCGCGGAAGCCGAGGCGAAGGCGAAGGCGCCGGCGACGGTGAAGAAGGAAGGCACGCTGCACCGTCCGGCCGGCAAGCCCGGCGATCGGCGCGACAAGCCGGCGAAGAAGTCGACCGGACCGGTGTTCTCCGAGGAGGCCGCGCGCAAGCGCGCGCTGAAGCTTCGCGGCGGCGACGCGGCGGCGACGCCGGCGGGCGCCGGCTGGCGCCAGCCCAAGGTCGGCGCGCGCCATCGCGACGAGGACGGTGGCGAGGGCGCCGCGCCCGCGGCGCCGGTCGTCCGCGAGATCGCGGTGCCCGAGACGATCACGGTCGCGGATCTCGCGCACCGGATGTCGGTCAAGGCCGCCGAACTCATCAAGGTGCTCATGAAGATGGGCATGATGGTGACGATCAACCAGGTGCTCGACCAGGAGACCGCGCTGATCGTCGCGGCCGAGATGGGGCACAAGGCGACGGCCGCGAAGCTCGACGATCCGGACGCGCTGCTCGCCGAGTCGCAGCAGGGCGAGGTGGTCGACGCCGAACCGCGTCCGCCGGTCGTCACCGTCATGGGCCATGTCGACCACGGCAAGACCTCGCTCCTCGACATGATCCGCCGCGCGCGCGTGGCTTCCGGCGAGGCCGGCGGCATCACGCAGCACATCGGCGCCTACCACGTGGAGACGGCGAAGGGCGTGGTGACCTTCCTCGACACGCCCGGCCACGAGGCGTTCACGGCGATGCGCGCGCGGGGCGCGAAGGTGACGGACATCGTCGTGCTGGTCGTCGCGGCCGACGACGGCGTGATGCCGCAGACGCGCGAGGCGATCGCCCACGCGAAGGCGGGCAACGTGCCGCTGGTCGTCGCGATCAACAAGATCGACAAGGGCGACGCCAATCCCGAGCGCGTCAAGCAGGAACTCGTCGCCGAGAGCGTCGTGCCGGAGGAGTTCGGCGGCGACGTCCAGTTCATCCCGGTGTCGGCGAAGACCGGGCAGGGGATCGACGCGCTGCTCGACGCGATCCTGCTGCAGGCCGAGGTGCTGGAGTTGAAGGCGCCGAAGAACGCGCCGGCGCGCGGCATCGTCATCGAATCGCGGCTCGACAAGGGCCGCGGCCCGGTCGCGACGGTGCTGGTGCACGCCGGCACGCTGAAGCGCGGCGACGTCGTGCTTGCGGGAGCGGTGTTCGGCCGCGTGCGCGCGATGACCGACGAGAACGGCAAGCCGGTGACCGAGGCCGGGCCGGCGATCCCGGTCGAGATCCAGGGCCTGTCGGACGTGCCGCTCGCCGGCGAGGACGTGATCGCGCTCGGCGACGAGCGCAAGGCGCGCGAGATCGCGCTGTTCCGCCAGGGCAAGTTCCGCGACGTCAAGCTCGCGAAGCAGCAGGCCGCGAAGCTCGAGAACATGTTCGACCAGATGGGCGAGGGCGCCGCGAAGACGCTGCCGCTCATCATCAAGGCGGACGTGCAGGGCAGCTACGAGGGCCTGTCGCAGGCGCTGACCAAGCTCTCGACCGACGAGGTGAAGGTCAGCATCGTGCACGCGGGCGTCGGCGGCATCACCGAGTCGGACATCAATCTCGCGCTCGCCTCGAAGGCGGTGATCGTCGGGTTCAATGTCCGCGCGGATGCGCAGGCGCGCAAGCTCGCCGAGGGCGCGGGGGTCCAGATCCGCTACTACGACATCATCTACGACGCGGTCGACGACGTGAAGGCGGCGCTCTCGGGAATGCTTGCGCCGGAGCAGAAGGAGAACCGGCTCGGACTGATCGAGGTCCGCGAGGTCTTCCGCATCAGCAAGGTCGGCACCGTCGCGGGCTGCATGGTCGTCGAGGGCCTCGTGCGCCGCGGCTCGAAGATCCGTGTGCTGCGCGACAACGTCGTGATCCACGACGGAGAGCTCGATTCGCTCAAGCGCTTCAAGGACGACGTGCGCGAGGTCAAGGCGGGCTTCGAGTGCGGCCTGTCGGTGCGCGGCTACAACGACATCCAGAAGGCCGACCAGCTCGAGAGCTACGAGATCGTCGAGGTGACGCGCACGCTCTGA